TTTATCTATAAAGAACTATTATGAAAAATAAATTACCGGTCTTTTTTGTGTTGTTTCTATTGTCTATGTCCTATGGACAGACGACACGTTATATTTATGAAACAGCTGTAAATCCGGATTCAATTAACCTGGTAGGGCTGAAGACTGAAAGGACTTTCCTCGATATCAAAGGCAGTCAATCGTTATTCATAAGTGAACATAAATTAGTAAGGGACTCTCTTGTGTCAAACTTTAAACGGGATGAAAGGATAAGTAATAAAAAAGAGGGTAAAGATTTTTCAAAATTAGGAATAGGAAAATCGGGAGAACAGTCTTTTTTTGATTATTATATTCTTAAAGATATTCCGGATCAAAAAGTATATTATTATGACAGAGTAGGAGGGAAGCAGATTTATTATCAGGAGGACAGACCTATACAATGGAATGTAACAAATGATGTCGAAAAACAGAATGGCTATTCGTCACAAAAGGCAACTGCCAGCTTTGCTGGAAGAACCTGGACAGCTTGGTTTACGAAAGACATCAATGTTTCTGATGGGCCTTACAAATTTTCGGGGTTACCAGGATTGATTGTAAAGCTTGAAGATGATAAAGGAGATTATAAATTTGATCTCATAAAAAAAGTTGTTGTAAAGAACTCTTTTGAAGAGCCTATGGATTCTGATGCGAGAAAAAGTTCAAGGGTCAATTTCCATGGAGATAAAGCGGCGTTGGAATTGGAGCTTAGTAAAAACAAAAGAAGTATAAACGGAGGAAATAACGGTGGTATGCAAGGTTTTGAGGCAGGTAGACATCAGGGAGGAATGAATGGTGGTGGAAGAGACGGAATGA
The sequence above is drawn from the Chryseobacterium daecheongense genome and encodes:
- a CDS encoding GLPGLI family protein, with translation MKNKLPVFFVLFLLSMSYGQTTRYIYETAVNPDSINLVGLKTERTFLDIKGSQSLFISEHKLVRDSLVSNFKRDERISNKKEGKDFSKLGIGKSGEQSFFDYYILKDIPDQKVYYYDRVGGKQIYYQEDRPIQWNVTNDVEKQNGYSSQKATASFAGRTWTAWFTKDINVSDGPYKFSGLPGLIVKLEDDKGDYKFDLIKKVVVKNSFEEPMDSDARKSSRVNFHGDKAALELELSKNKRSINGGNNGGMQGFEAGRHQGGMNGGGRDGMRGGGMRRGGTGMNGGNSDLPAQSFGSGNTSFNTGSQNPIELQ